Proteins from one Acidimicrobiia bacterium genomic window:
- a CDS encoding MFS transporter, producing the protein MDEPRSDAAALAAEVLDEEAARQGAHALAKEQVIFPDDLLPGVNSEPVTFREALVRGGKGMFVVLGLMISLDQLTLNAVQAVTPNLRATFHISSGTAVFIGTASGLFYALGAIPMGWLADRFRRVPIVGVASLVAAFFTFLTGIAVNAFMFFWTVCFTGVAKASGIAVNPPLIADNYPIGIRARMSAAMNLGQQVLGNVSPVLVGAIAIWVGGRDGWRAAFLLFAIPGVLLGIAAFWMREPPRGQYEKADVLGEVIEDENPAHPSMEAAFARLKKIATVRTSIAAFAALGFGVFALGSLQVLYLNDTLHETNILHRGLILSISGYTAVPFLYPIGAYFDRLYRRDPARALVLVGLLILPSALFTPLQVSTHSVVWFVIWGIPQAVLTACAFAMVTPVLQAVCPYRLRGLGVAMGVMYVVLIGG; encoded by the coding sequence GTGGACGAACCGCGCAGCGATGCCGCCGCGCTTGCGGCCGAGGTCCTCGACGAGGAGGCGGCGCGCCAGGGGGCCCACGCGCTCGCCAAAGAGCAAGTGATCTTCCCGGACGACTTGCTCCCCGGCGTCAACTCCGAGCCGGTCACGTTCCGTGAAGCGCTTGTTCGCGGCGGCAAGGGCATGTTCGTCGTGCTGGGTCTGATGATCTCGCTCGATCAGCTGACCCTCAACGCCGTGCAGGCCGTCACGCCCAACCTACGCGCGACGTTTCACATCAGCAGCGGCACCGCGGTATTCATCGGTACCGCATCCGGGTTGTTTTACGCCCTCGGCGCGATCCCGATGGGATGGCTCGCCGACCGCTTCCGCCGTGTGCCGATCGTCGGGGTCGCCAGCCTCGTCGCCGCGTTCTTCACGTTCCTCACCGGCATCGCGGTGAACGCGTTCATGTTCTTCTGGACGGTGTGCTTCACGGGCGTGGCGAAGGCGAGCGGTATCGCCGTCAACCCGCCGCTCATCGCGGACAACTACCCGATCGGCATCCGGGCGCGCATGTCCGCGGCGATGAACCTCGGGCAGCAGGTGCTCGGGAACGTCAGTCCGGTGCTGGTCGGCGCGATCGCGATCTGGGTGGGCGGCCGCGATGGCTGGCGCGCGGCGTTTCTGCTCTTCGCCATCCCCGGGGTCCTCCTCGGCATCGCCGCGTTTTGGATGCGCGAGCCACCGCGAGGGCAATACGAGAAAGCCGACGTCCTCGGTGAGGTGATCGAGGACGAGAACCCCGCCCACCCCTCAATGGAGGCGGCGTTTGCGAGGCTGAAGAAGATCGCCACCGTCCGAACCTCGATCGCCGCGTTCGCAGCGCTCGGCTTCGGCGTTTTCGCGCTCGGCAGCCTCCAGGTGCTCTACCTGAACGACACGCTCCACGAGACGAACATCCTGCACCGCGGTCTCATCCTGAGCATCTCGGGGTACACGGCGGTGCCGTTCCTGTACCCCATTGGCGCGTACTTCGACCGCCTGTACCGGAGGGATCCGGCGAGGGCACTCGTGCTTGTCGGCCTGCTGATCCTCCCCTCCGCGCTGTTCACACCGCTTCAGGTCTCGACGCACAGCGTTGTCTGGTTCGTGATCTGGGGGATCCCGCAGGCCGTGCTCACGGCGTGCGCGTTTGCGATGGTCACGCCGGTTCTCCAGGCCGTCTGCCCATACCGCCTCCGCGGCCTCGGCGTGGCGATGGGCGTGATGTACGTGGTGCTCATCGGCGGGTT